A genomic window from Carassius auratus strain Wakin chromosome 19, ASM336829v1, whole genome shotgun sequence includes:
- the LOC113119154 gene encoding terminal nucleotidyltransferase 5A-like → MSSGDESEQSRRCCVLSWEQVQRLDSILGECVPIHGRGNFPTLSVQPRHIVQVVRARLEERGVVVRDVKLNGSAASYVLHQDTGLGYKDLDLIFGLSLTDDRTFRLVKDVVLDSLLEFLPAGVSRDRINALTLKEAYVQKLVKVCNDTDRWSLISLSNNTGKNVELKFVDSLRRQFEFSVDSFQIGLDSLLLFDRCSETPMSESFHPTVLGESMFGDFKEALGHLHAKIIATHSPEEIRGGGLLKYCHLLVRGFRPVSETQMKTLQRYMCSRFFIDFPDINEQQRKLEAYLQNHFNGMEHKRYDCLVTLHRVVDESTVCLMGHERRQTLMLISSLALRVLAEQNAIPALSNVTCYYQPAPYVRDVNFSNYYVAHVHSPISACNNSYQTWLPCS, encoded by the exons ATGTCCTCCGGGGATGAGTCGGAGCAGAGCCGGCGCTGCTGTGTTCTGTCGTGGGAGCAGGTGCAGCGTCTGGACTCCATCCTGGGAGAATGTGTCCCGATCCACGGCCGAGGAAACTTCCCTACACTGTCCGTTCAGCCACGGCATATCGTGCAG GTGGTTCGTGCTCGTCTGGAGGAGCGAGGCGTAGTGGTGCGGGATGTGAAGCTGAATGGCTCAGCTGCCAGTTATGTGCTCCACCAGGACACTGGACTTGGCTACAAAGATCTGGACCTGATCTTTGGTCTGAGTCTGACCGATGACAGGACCTTCCGTCTGGTGAAGGACGTGGTCCTTGACAGCCTCCTGGAGTTCCTGCCTGCTGGCGTGAGCCGGGACCGCATCAACGCCCTGACCCTGAAGGAAGCGTATGTGCAGAAGCTGGTGAAGGTTTGCAATGACACGGACCGCTGGAGCCTCATCTCACTTTCCAATAACACTGGCAAAAACGTGGAGCTAAAATTTGTGGATTCCCTGCGACGGCAGTTTGAGTTCAGCGTGGACTCTTTTCAGATCGGCTTGGACTCGCTGCTGCTTTTCGACCGCTGCTCCGAGACACCCATGTCCGAGAGTTTCCATCCCACTGTGCTTGGAGAGAGCATGTTTGGAGACTTTAAAGAAGCGTTGGGACACCTACATGCCAAAATCATCGCTACGCACAGTCCGGAAGAGATCCGTGGTGGCGGGCTCTTGaaatactgccacctgctggtaagaGGTTTCCGTCCAGTGTCTGAGACGCAGATGAAGACGCTCCAGCGCTACATGTGCTCACGCTTCTTCATCGACTTCCCAGACATCAATGAGCAGCAGAGGAAGTTGGAGGCGTACCTGCAGAACCACTTTAACGGCATGGAGCACAAAAGGTACGATTGCCTCGTGACTCTCCATCGTGTGGTAGACGAAAGCACCGTGTGTCTCATGGGCCATGAGCGGAGGCAGACGCTCATGCTCATCTCCTCTCTGGCACTACGTGTGCTGGCCGAACAGAACGCGATTCCTGCACTGTCTAATGTTACGTGTTACTACCAACCGGCACCCTATGTCAGAGACGTCAACTTCAGCAACTATTATGTAGCACATGTGCATTCGCCCATTTCTGCCTGTAACAACTCCTATCAGACATGGCTGCCTTGTAGCTGA